One genomic region from Jilunia laotingensis encodes:
- a CDS encoding thioredoxin family protein: protein MDVAKQLQAAEATGQLVLILFYADWSPHYEWLEPVIRTYEKRVVELVKVNIEGDKAVADSFNIDTAPAFVLLHGKRELWRQVGELTVEEFKQVLEDFQ from the coding sequence ATGGATGTAGCAAAACAATTACAGGCAGCAGAAGCAACGGGGCAGTTGGTCTTGATTCTGTTTTATGCCGACTGGTCTCCCCATTATGAATGGTTGGAACCTGTGATTCGTACCTATGAAAAAAGAGTAGTAGAGTTGGTAAAAGTGAATATTGAGGGAGATAAGGCAGTTGCCGATTCTTTCAATATTGATACGGCTCCCGCTTTTGTGTTACTTCATGGAAAAAGAGAATTATGGCGTCAGGTAGGCGAGCTGACGGTAGAAGAGTTTAAACAAGTATTGGAAGATTTCCAATAG